Proteins found in one Mustela lutreola isolate mMusLut2 chromosome 10, mMusLut2.pri, whole genome shotgun sequence genomic segment:
- the IFNLR1 gene encoding interferon lambda receptor 1 produces MAAIYPIMLQASLTWPEGTSGMAEAGGEEGGGLPQVKGCAKASSLKAHTGTPNWSSELRLLIITPSPSLPSLHVRIYRYPHPHPQRPDPAEQRAVPAQRSHSGHGAEAARGARRQPRSRLRDYPGESPRPAPPRTRESASQWLLAAATCGPVSPEAPGGRTWPCQAGSAGAGLAGAGPWVPLLLGLLQSTLGKPLLPPPQNVTLLSRDFGVYLTWLPGPGYSQNVTYFVAYQSAATPRRWRKVQKCKGTKELVCSLMCLEKQDLYNKFKGRVWAASANARSPMVESKYLDYLFEVEPAPPTLVVTRTEEVLSINATYELPHCMPRPDLKYEVDFWKEGIQNKTRFPVTPHGQPVQIPLQPAASGHYCFSARTIYTFGDPKYSEFSKPTCFFLDAPGANWAFLVLLPLLLPLLLVIAIGFVIWKSFRENPWFQRAKMPWALDFSGNRYPVATLHPSGPEPLDTLTLCPQKELTGRVRPSPRVRTPATIQAGPEKNSAEEDDDEEDADANVNFQPYLEPPSFLGQEHQIPGNSEAGDTWSPPVQVEGWSATDASDRSWASAGGSSPWDESESSCYLAKKMPGQGPGGDGCQETLPLPDFSKDLSFLEDPREDDLSSWASWGSLSPGLDLLPGEPPVSLRTLTFCWDSNPEEEEEEEDDEEESEDGGGRESEIEDDSPGSWGAGRLQKTEVRGRTLGHYMAR; encoded by the exons TCCTCTTTGAAAGCCCATACTGGAACTCCTAACTGGAGCTCCGAACTGCGGCTATTGATAATaaccccttctccttccctgccctccctccacgtACGGATTTACCgatacccccacccccacccccagcgcccTGATCCGGCTGAACAAAGGGCAGTGCCGGCACAGAGGAGCCACAGCGGTCATGGAGCGGAGGCGGCGCGCGGAGCCCGCCGTCAGCCTCGTTCGCGGCTGCGGGACTACCCCGGGGAAAGCCCCCGTCCGGCCCCGCCCCGGACCCGCGAATCGGCCTCCCAGTGGCTGCTGGCCGCGGCTACCTGCGGGCCGGTGAGCCCGGAGGCTCCGGGAGGTCGGACCTGGCCTTGCCAAGCAGGCAGCGCTGGAGCTGGCCTGGCGGGGGCCGGGCCGTGGGTccccctgctgctgggcctgCTGCAGTCCACTCTAG ggaagccccttctcccccctccccagaacGTGACGCTGCTCTCCCGGGACTTCGGTGTGTACCTGACATGGCTCCCAGGGCCTGGCTACTCCCAGAATGTGACCTATTTTGTGGCCTATCAAAG CGCTGCAACCCCCAGACGGTGGAGAAAAGTGCAGAAGTGCAAAGGAACCAAAGAGCTGGTATGTTCTTTGATGTGCCTGGAGAAGCAGGACCTGTACAACAAGTTCAAGGGGCGCGTATGGGCGGCTTCTGCCAACGCCAGGTCCCCCATGGTGGAGTCCAAGTACCTGGATTACCTTTTTGAAG TGGAGCCAGCCCCACCCACCCTGGTAGTCACTCGGACAGAGGAGGTCCTGAGCATCAATGCCACTTATGAGCTGCCCCACTGCATGCCCCGACCGGATCTGAAGTATGAGGTGGATTTCTGGAAGGAAGGAATCCAGAACAAG ACGCGATTCCCAGTCACCCCCCATGGCCAGCCAGTGCAGATCCCCCTGCAGCCGGCCGCCAGCGGCCACTACTGCTTCAGCGCCAGGACCATCTACACCTTTGGTGATCCTAAATACAGCGAGTTCTCCAAGCCCACCTGCTTCTTCCTGGATGCCCCCG GAGCCAACTGGGCATTCCTGGTGCTGCTACCACTTCTGCTTCCCCTGCTGTTGGTCATTGCCATAGGCTTTGTGATCTGGAAGAGCTTCAGAGAGAACCCCTGGTTTCAGCGGGCAAAGATGCCATGGGCCCTG GACTTTTCTGGAAACAGATACCCCGTGGCAACCCTTCATCCCAGTGGTCCTGAGCCCCTGGATACCTTGACCCTCTGTCCCCAAAAGGAACTGACCGGAAGGGTCCGGCCAAGCCCCAGAGTCAGGACCCCAGCCACCATCCAGGCCGGACCAGAGAAGAACAGTGCTGAGGAGGACGACGATGAGGAGGACGCAGATGCCAATGTCAACTTTCAGCCCTACCTTGAACCACCCTCCTTCCTAGGGCAGGAGCACCAGATCCCGGGAAACTCTGAGGCAGGGGACACCTGGAGCCCTCCTGTCCAGGTCGAAGGCTGGTCTGCTACCGATGCTTCAGACAGAAGCTGGGCCAGCGCGGGGGGCTCCTCCCCGTGGGATGAGTCTGAGTCCTCTTGCTATTTGGCCAAGAAGATGCCAGGCCAAGGGCCAGGTGGGGATGGGTGTCAGGAGACCCTCCCACTGCCTGACTTCTCCAAGGACTTGAGTTTCCTGGAAGATCCCCGGGAAGATGACCTCTCCTCCTGGGCCAGCTGGGGCTCTTTATCACCAGGGCTGgatctgctccctggggagcccccAGTTTCTCTCCGCACACTGACCTTTTGCTGGGACAGCAACcctgaagaggaagaggaggaggaggacgacgaagaagaaagtgaagatggaggaggaagggaatcagAAATTGAGGATGACAGTCCTGGCAGCTGGGGGGCCGGGCGCCTACAGAAGACTGAGGTCAGAGGTCGGACCCTGGGACATTACATGGCCAGGTGA